DNA sequence from the Pempheris klunzingeri isolate RE-2024b chromosome 9, fPemKlu1.hap1, whole genome shotgun sequence genome:
CAttctgttttcatctctgtttttgCAGGTAACTATCGGATTCAGCTGTATGATAAACACAGGGACAAACACCTGCCGACACCTCAGGACCTCGGGATATTCGTTGTTGCTACAGATCCAGATAATAAGGTTTGTCCTGAATAGAGTACAGTATATTCATTTAATACACAGCTGGATCTCAGAAAGTGATGGTTTAAACAGCATGTTCAGGTGCTGCTGGCTTAGTGTGAACGTGGTCTAAAGTGAGCagccagatgtgtgtgtgtgctgtgtctgctgtcttcagtgtctctctgtgtgtcctccagTTGGTGCTTTCTCGGTCGTACGGCTCAGCGGGAACCTTCGAGTTTAGATCATGGGTACCAGGTCGATACCAAATCTGCCTGCGGTCCAGCTCACAGCGCCCCCTGTTTCCTGGAGGCCTGTTGGTGAGACGACATCATTTTCTGTTCATCCGACTGCAAGACTGCTGCTTTTTTGTCGTTCTTTAATGCTTTTATTACGTATTAAATGTGATGTAGAAAGATAATTTTCCTTCCTGCTGCGCAGACAGTTCACCTGGACATCAGAGTGGGCGAACGCACCAACAACTACACAAAGATCGCTGCCGAAGACAAACTGACggagctgcagctcagagtCCGACAGCTGACCGAGCAGGTCCAACAGATCCTCAGAGAGCTGGACTACCAgagggtcagtgtgtgtgtgtctgtgtctctgtgtgtgtgtgtgtgtgtgtcaaggctTTCTTACCAGATTTATTCTGGACCTTTCAGCAGCATCTTGTGGTCGCCCTCACTGTTGAGGAAaagggatgtgcatttcaaacCAGCTGTTTCTAGCTAATCTCTAGTCTCTAACTTAAAACAAGACAACTGTTGTATAAACTGTTTGAGTGTTGacgctgtgctgtctgtctgtctgtctgtctgtctgtctgtctgtctatctgtctgtctgtctgtctgtctgtctgtctgtctgtctgtctgtctgtctgtctgtctgtctgtctgtctgtctgtctgactgactgactgactgactgtctgtctctcagttaAGAGAGCAACATTTCCATGAGGTCAACCACAACACCAACATGTGGATCTTCTGGTGGCCTGTGGCCCGATCGCTCTACGTGGTGGCCATGATCACCTGGTACACCAACTCCTGGTAACGTtatgtcatcctcctcctcctcctcctcctcttcttcttcttcttcttcttcttcttcttctgtttttgtgtttgaccTGTATCACATCCTTGTGGTCCTCAAAACTCTCAGCGTCACACTTCAGCTGTTGGATTGATGACTGATGTCGTTTTGAGTTTGatagtttttaaaggaaaaagaagagaaaagtttCTCTCCCCAAAACTAGAACCAGTGCTGCAGTATATAAAGACTGAATTACACGTACATGCTTAGATTGTACTGAACGGGATGAAAATAGagtgcagagaaaaagacagaacatTGGCCAAGGTATCCACATGCTGATGGTAGCAGGAGACGCTTTAAGTCTGGTTTAACAGGTAACACGACAAAGTCACATGACCAAAACaagtgtacctgtgtgtgttttacatttacaacagAGGTTTTAGCTGTTGGGAATCATTCTGGAGGCAAATACGCGTAAAATAAGTCCTGTGGAGGAATTAAAAGTGTAGTTCATGAACATAAATTGAAGGATCTCATAGTAAACTTTGATCCAGTGTGTAGAACTAAATGCAGTGATGTGTCCTCCCGTGCCGAGGCTTCGGAGCGTGTCGAGTAATCCAAGATTTTTTCTGTGAAGCGCGAATCGAGGCTCGTGTTGATGACCCCCCGCGACCCCTCAGTGGGACTAAGCAGtagaagatgaatgaatgaatgaatgaatgaatgaatgaagcttcACATAGTGAAGCCATGGTGTCACTTTAACCACTCTGGCTGTCTTACCTTTATTTGTCCACTTGATGGCGCAGTAGAGCAAATGAAGCACCATGAAGCTTCGACCCATGTGTGACACAATTGGATGGAAAGCTTCAATGCTTCATGAAGCTTCATCTCACCATCACTAACTAAATGTTCCCCCGATCAGACTCCCTCTGTTGCTTCAGGGAATCCTAATCTGAAGAGTCAGAGCATAAATCTTTGAGATTATTCCTGTATTTGACAGAGACGACAGCGTTCTTCAGTTCTGAGAGGTTCAGGCGGATCCTGCTCTTCCATAGAAGTGATGAGTTTGGAGAAGAAGTCTTTATGGGGAAAGTTAAAATCAGTCTTCATTTGCTGAAATGACTTTGAAGTCGTGTGTCAGCGGCCGGTGAGATCTGACAGACTCCATCAAACGATGCTGCTCATCTGTGCAGGGATGTTTCCAGTGAAAGACTTTAAGACTGCACCCGACCAAAGATCAGTCATCACATGTTCATGATATTGacttttaaatctaaatctcTATTTTCTGGGGCGTCACAAAATGGTTTGAGTTACTTCCTGTGTCTGTTGTctcaaattaaaagccctccAGTATTTCATAATCCAGACGTGTAAACTTTGACCTAATTTTGACAACTAGAAGCTCCAAAggagagtttgtttttttcctgcaaccAATCGACCGACGAAATGTGATCAAGTGAGACACTCTATGAAACCAGGAGAGATGACTTACTGTTATATTCTAGACTCTTAATTCCTCATGATATGATTCATTAGCTGAATGTGACCTGATCCTGGATAACGGACAGATGAACATCTTAAAGATGATTTTTACTGTGAGATAAAAAAGCAGTTAGTTTAGACGTGTTTAATGTGTCTGAcagcctgcagccacacacaggaacattttATCACCATCATTAGTGCCTTTAGACGCCATGTAAGACTGTAACTCCTTTTAGACCCCAATGCCTCTCTGCACTTCTTTTTGAATAAACTTCTTATTTACATCATAATCATTAGTAATAAAGCAGAATTTATTCACAAAAATGTCCTGATCTCAGAGTCGACACGTTCTGAGCATCAACAATAAGCATAAAACCAACAGTagaaaacatttcatgtcaaactgatttacattttaacatcacATGTATgaaaatagactttttttttatttacaaaatggCGTCAGAAGCCCCCGTTGATCcgtcctgctgctctgtttcaGGTGACGTCACAGACATCTCATCAGTACACTTTGGACCTACgggacaaacacagaaaggGACAAACAAAACCAGCGTGAATATTTCCTGATGTAGAAGAATAATTAAAGATATTAACTGGACTGagagcccccccccacatcAGAGGATCAGGAGCGGGTCACCTGGAGAAGGCCGATATGGAGAGGAGGCCGAGCAGGAACTCCAAGCCGTAGAAGCAGAGCAGGACGGCGCAGAGGAGGAACTCCAGCCGCAGGACGAaggtctgcagcagcaggtagtAAACGGCCAGCGCCGCACAGGGGAGCAGGATGAAGAGCGACGCGCTGGAGGCCAGAGAGCGCTCGCACAGGTTCCCCTTCCAGCCTGAACAACCACGAGCACACAGAGGTCAGATGGCTGCAGCTGCCACATCGGCTTAGCTCATCGTCACGTACCGGACGACGGAAAAACAACCTGCCGTCTAAAGCGGCGTCTGACTTCAAATCACACGTGGATTTGTGCCAGTAACGTGGATCCTCGGCTTACTGATTAGACAGGAGGGAGGCGGCTTTCTGTGTGGTGTTTTCTACCAGGCCGAATATTTCACTCACTGTAAAAGATCCTGAGAGTCTCCAGGCCGAGGAAGAGCACCAGCAGGACCACATCCAGGACCAGATTATCTGACGGGTAGGGGAGCAGGATCCCTGCACCCGAGAGCAAAGAACAATTGTGTGCAAAAGGTTTATGTGAGTTAAAGACATAGGAAGTCACTTTGagctccctctgtcctctgtcctctgacctctgacctccggCCTTCAGCTGCCAGTCATCTCTCCGCCAAAGAAGAAAAGTTTGATTTTGAGggaatgaaatgttaaatgatgTGACATCTGGAGCTGTACGTGCTGCAGATGTAATTTTATCATGAGCTGAAAACACTTCACCGTGTCTAATGTGCCAAAAATTAGTAGGAACGTACTCTGAGTACACTGAATGCACTTTGTCTCACATGTGCGCCTTGTTTATTCactttaatgaataaaaacttcCTAATGTTTGAAACTTCACTTTGTTACACTAACATGGCTGCATTCAGCTCTCTGTAGAAATGATTCCTTCAAAGTTCACCTCAAAGTAAAATGCACATATTTTTCCTCTAATCAGTTTCATGTAGAAACTATTGTCCACTGAGCTGAACCCGCTGAGGTGGGATGATGACACCATCACTGTTCTTATCCTGCACCATCAGGAGCACGAGCTTCGCGTCCATGAGTATCTGCAGTGAGACGGTTTGGCGGGTGTAGTTCGGCAGAAAATAGTTCCTACATGAAACTGCTCCCAACGAGGTTCAAATATATTATTCCATGAGCTCCATGAGCTGTCTGACATCTCTACGGCCGATAtctccaaaacaccaaaaccactGAGACGATAAACTGCCACAGAATAGAGGAAAAGTGTGATTTTGATTTCTGGGGTGAACTGCCCCTTTAAACATCAAAAATGAGTAGGGGATTagagaaacatgttttcagcCACATTTCTCCAGGAGAAGCTGGTTTCTGGTTTGTAAAAGAGTAACAGCTGTTAACACGTCACCTTTATAGATGAACATCAGGATCTCTGCCAGGTAGAAGGCCGCAAAGTACCAGCAGTTCAGGTAGAGGAGGACCTGCAGGGAGGTGGACGaaagctgaagaagaaagagtCAAGGACGatagagggacacacacacacacacacacacacacacgcacacgcacacgcacacgcacacacacacacacacacacacacacacacacactaggtatgtgcagctgcagctctgcaccaGTTTCCTGTGAAGGATACGATTGGTTGActccctgcagagagaaagagaaagcacagCAGTTAGGGGAGCAGGTTGGTGTCACAATAAATGACATGTTTTCCTCAGAAAGTAATTTCACCATAGCCCTCTTGGGTTTGAGCTCTACTTatttacaaaaattaaaatcaataataacAGAAATGACATCAAAATAATGTGCGGGGTGAGAAACTATCTGATGTATCATCTCTGCCTCAGTAACTTAAATATTCATGTAATATGCTGCTGGGGTGCAGAGGTCGCCAAAGCTGACTTGGTTGTTAAAATCTGTTAAATAACGCACATGTAACATGATGTTGAGTCCATGTGTCGATGTCTGATGAGGGCATCTTAActataagctaagctaacattagcatttggcTAACAGCGTTAACATTAGCGTTAGCTGGCCGCCGCGGAGGTTCGGACCTGTTGCTATGTTCTCTTCTATGTTTGTGACTCACATTTCTCTGTGGAA
Encoded proteins:
- the LOC139206993 gene encoding transmembrane emp24 domain-containing protein 9-like, with the protein product MAPVGTNSFVLTVLFLNFFYSFVSCLYFNIGAAERKCFTEEIPDDTQLTGNYRIQLYDKHRDKHLPTPQDLGIFVVATDPDNKLVLSRSYGSAGTFEFRSWVPGRYQICLRSSSQRPLFPGGLLTVHLDIRVGERTNNYTKIAAEDKLTELQLRVRQLTEQVQQILRELDYQRLREQHFHEVNHNTNMWIFWWPVARSLYVVAMITWYTNSW
- the tmem216 gene encoding transmembrane protein 216, which gives rise to MAPGSQPILSSTSLQVLLYLNCWYFAAFYLAEILMFIYKGILLPYPSDNLVLDVVLLVLFLGLETLRIFYSWKGNLCERSLASSASLFILLPCAALAVYYLLLQTFVLRLEFLLCAVLLCFYGLEFLLGLLSISAFSRSKVY